In the genome of Gemmatimonadaceae bacterium, one region contains:
- a CDS encoding M23 family metallopeptidase: MFVPRWTPILAAVDGTVDWISTSRPKKGKGYELLLRGDDGNLYFYAHLNNDDPGTRDNDAPPRYAYARGLKNGDRVLAGDVVGYVGDSGDAEAAGPHLH, from the coding sequence ATGTTCGTTCCGCGATGGACGCCGATCCTGGCGGCCGTGGACGGCACGGTGGACTGGATCTCGACCAGTCGTCCGAAAAAAGGGAAAGGCTACGAGCTGCTGCTGCGCGGCGATGACGGCAACCTGTATTTCTACGCGCATCTCAATAATGACGATCCGGGCACGCGGGACAACGACGCGCCGCCGCGATACGCCTACGCGCGGGGTTTGAAGAACGGCGATCGGGTATTGGCTGGTGACGTGGTGGGCTACGTGGGCGATTCCGGGGACGCGGAGGCAGCGGGTCCGCACCTGCACTT
- a CDS encoding LemA family protein, which translates to MRMRLLALCFVPLLAGCGYNTIQTLDEQAKATQGQIEVQLQRRADLIPNLVSTVKGYAQHEEQVFNEVATARSGLVGAIQTHDPQQMANANAQLTSGLGRLFAVAEAYPQLKADQSFLRLQDELTGTENRIAVARGDYNQAAQQYNTYIRRFPAAITAKVISAKEKPYFQVTNPGAREVPKVDFSNPAPAGSTSKPQP; encoded by the coding sequence ATGCGAATGCGGTTGCTCGCGCTGTGCTTCGTGCCGCTGTTGGCCGGGTGTGGCTACAACACGATCCAGACGCTGGACGAACAGGCGAAGGCTACTCAGGGTCAGATCGAGGTGCAGCTACAACGCCGCGCCGACCTGATTCCCAACCTCGTGAGCACGGTGAAGGGATACGCGCAGCACGAGGAACAGGTTTTCAACGAGGTTGCCACGGCGCGGTCCGGCCTCGTAGGCGCGATTCAGACGCACGATCCGCAGCAGATGGCCAACGCCAATGCCCAACTCACGTCCGGGTTAGGCAGACTCTTTGCGGTGGCCGAGGCGTATCCGCAGCTCAAGGCCGATCAGAGTTTTTTGAGGCTGCAGGATGAGTTGACGGGAACCGAGAATCGCATTGCGGTCGCGCGCGGAGATTACAACCAGGCCGCGCAGCAATACAACACGTACATCCGGCGCTTCCCGGCGGCGATCACGGCCAAGGTGATCAGTGCGAAGGAGAAACCGTACTTCCAGGTGACGAATCCGGGAGCGCGAGAAGTGCCGAAGGTCGACTTCTCGAATCCTGCACCTGCCGGCTCGACGAGCAAGCCGCAGCCGTAA
- a CDS encoding TPM domain-containing protein — MWSRVFPRRLVSALVVAQALQLPAPTGYVNDFANIIPQASQQQIQRIIDDVRTKSGGEIVVVTLPDIGQNDPNQVALQIGRTWKVGKFGKPGDPTRNTGVIILVVPKETNSSGRGQCYVGTGYGAEGFITDADAGDMCRSAVDFFKQRDYASGIEQLTYQVAQKFAGEYHFTLDTTLAPPEPVSTSRGANNGFPPIVAFFLILVFVVLVSSLSRGRGCGGCLPLLFLSGMGGGRGGWGGGGGGFGGGGGGFGGFGGGGGFGGGGGGSSW; from the coding sequence GTGTGGTCGAGAGTGTTCCCGCGGCGGCTGGTGAGTGCGCTCGTCGTCGCGCAGGCGCTGCAGCTCCCGGCGCCCACGGGCTACGTGAACGACTTCGCCAACATCATTCCGCAGGCGAGCCAGCAGCAAATCCAGCGGATCATCGACGACGTCCGCACGAAGTCCGGCGGCGAAATCGTCGTCGTCACGCTGCCGGACATCGGCCAGAACGACCCGAATCAAGTCGCGCTGCAAATTGGTCGCACGTGGAAGGTCGGCAAGTTCGGCAAGCCGGGCGATCCGACGCGCAACACGGGTGTCATCATCTTGGTGGTCCCGAAGGAGACCAACTCGAGCGGCCGCGGCCAGTGCTATGTCGGGACGGGGTACGGCGCGGAAGGCTTCATCACCGACGCTGATGCGGGCGACATGTGCCGGTCGGCGGTCGACTTCTTCAAGCAGCGCGACTACGCGAGCGGCATCGAGCAGTTGACGTATCAGGTCGCGCAAAAGTTTGCCGGCGAATACCACTTCACGCTCGACACGACGCTCGCGCCTCCGGAACCGGTGAGCACGAGCAGGGGTGCGAACAACGGATTTCCGCCGATCGTCGCCTTCTTTCTGATTCTGGTGTTCGTCGTGCTGGTCTCGTCGCTGTCGCGCGGACGCGGGTGCGGCGGATGTCTTCCGCTCTTGTTTTTGAGCGGCATGGGCGGCGGTCGCGGCGGATGGGGTGGTGGAGGCGGCGGCTTTGGCGGAGGAGGCGGAGGATTCGGCGGATTCGGGGGCGGTGGCGGCTTCGGTGGTGGTGGCGGTGGCTCGAGCTGGTGA
- a CDS encoding nucleotidyltransferase domain-containing protein: MAKMTLEQLVEQLQKAFGDGLRAVVLYGSAAAGEHIAKRSDLNVLVLVRSLDLPLLEREAAIARAWSEAGHPPPLTLTEDEWRSSSDVFAMEYADILERNRVLFGADPFSGIRVDRKDLRKQLEREAMGKLLQLRQGILATGGDRKRLLELLEASLSTFMVIFRAVLRDRGETPSTDYEVLSRHVAQSTGVSTDAFVRVVQHVRGTQHLTKDDVPTVLSAYLAGAHQLVVYLDKQGAG; encoded by the coding sequence ATGGCGAAGATGACACTCGAACAACTGGTGGAGCAGCTGCAGAAGGCATTTGGCGACGGGCTGCGGGCCGTCGTGCTCTATGGCTCGGCGGCTGCGGGCGAGCACATTGCAAAGCGTTCGGATCTCAACGTGCTCGTGCTCGTTCGGTCGCTGGATCTGCCGCTGCTCGAGCGCGAAGCGGCCATCGCGCGCGCCTGGTCCGAGGCGGGACATCCTCCGCCGCTCACGCTCACGGAAGATGAGTGGCGCTCGTCGTCCGACGTGTTTGCCATGGAGTACGCCGACATCCTCGAACGAAATCGCGTGCTGTTCGGCGCGGATCCGTTTTCGGGAATTCGCGTCGACAGAAAGGATCTGCGGAAGCAGCTCGAGCGCGAAGCCATGGGGAAGTTGTTACAGCTGCGTCAGGGGATTCTCGCGACGGGCGGCGATCGGAAGCGGCTGCTCGAATTGCTCGAGGCGAGCCTGAGCACCTTCATGGTGATTTTTCGCGCGGTGTTACGCGACCGGGGGGAAACTCCGTCCACTGACTACGAGGTGCTGTCGCGGCACGTGGCGCAGTCCACCGGCGTGTCGACTGACGCATTCGTGCGCGTCGTTCAACACGTGCGAGGCACGCAGCACCTCACCAAGGACGACGTCCCAACGGTGCTCTCGGCCTATCTGGCCGGGGCACATCAATTGGTTGTCTATCTGGATAAACAAGGAGCTGGATGA